DNA from Kryptolebias marmoratus isolate JLee-2015 linkage group LG8, ASM164957v2, whole genome shotgun sequence:
ACAGTAAAGAATTGTACGCAGGTTATGGTCTTTTCTGGGTCAGGAAGTTTAAGGGGAAGTGGTCACTCCACTTGCATGTTGCGCAtcaaaagtcctttttttatgCCTCCTTGCAGCATCCTTGCCCCAAGACTACTGCCTGTGATTCCATCACTGCAGAGAAAAGGAAGGACatcaacagcagaaaaaagatcaaattaaataataataaataaataaatatcaaactAAAATTTCACCATTTGATAAACATTTTTGATATCACTACAGCTTACATTGGGCTAAACTTTCTCTTCTTAGTTTCAGGTTCTGATCCATCTGCTGATCTCTGCATGAAGATAAAATaggacacatttttaaaaagtgctttgtgACTTATATAAATCTCAGAAAAGCTGCGAACAGTGCTGCTCAACCCAGCCTTTGACACTTGACTAACCTCTTTGCCAAGAGCTTCCAGCTGACTTTTTCTCTGCTCTAAGTTTTGCTGGGaacacagacagagaggggaaagaaacaataaggttaaaaataaccttcaaatacaacaaacattttgttttatggtgCTGCTTATACAGAGTTTCCATGCTGAATAGAATCAGCTGTTGACTAAATCAGTTATAATAGCTACATTAATAGATCAGCACAGTTTCTTTGCTCTAATTAATGCATGGTGACTATTGCAGTGAGTGTTTGCTGTCAGAATGCTTGTTGCTTGAAGAGACAAGCACTGAAAgtctccattttgttttggattttttcttcaaatagtTAGATTTCTGTTCAGCAGCTCACATAAATCCAACGGTGTACCTTCAAAACCTGTAAACAAACCTTCCAATCTATGTATATGGGGTTTCAACTATGGCAGAGAACATACCCATTACCATTTGCAAAgtgtttatcatttaaaaaaaaaaacaactcaaaattaaaatcaCCTTATGTAGTTCAGAGAGCTGCTGATGCCTGATAAGAGCTTCCTTGCTTGGGAACTGCCTTCTGCAAAGCAGACAAGCCAGTTTAACCCAGTCTGTCATTCTCCCTTCCTTCTCTTCTTTGTCGCCTCCTTCGTCGTCACTGTCACTTTCTGCACTGTAGGCCGGAACGAGACCAGGCTGCCGAGGAGGCGACTGTGGCACATGACAAGATAAATCAAGAAGCGATAATGACAACATGCTATAGGGGGGGGAAAGTAACACGTCTACACTTgttattgacagaaaaaattagaaagttaaaaaaaaaactaaaccataTGTCCTTACTTCTGTACTTTGTCGGATCTGGTCTAGGAAACTCTGTGGCCTTTCAGACAGGGCGCCCTGCAGAACAGAGAGAGAacacagtttataaaaacattcagttcatAAAAATCTGTACATTGTTGTTGACCAGTCTTCCAATTAAGCTATAATGCCCTAAcacattaaagtgttttattttgagggTCACTCGCCTTTTTCTCTAGAACTGCGTAGCCTGCATCGGCGCTTGCAGACTCTCTGTATTCATCCAAGCGACTGTGGCCAGGAGCCCGTGTGGTACCAGGAGAAGAGCCGACGGCAGGGGACGAAGAGACAGAAcgcatgttttccttttgtctgtTGAGACTCTTGGCCCAGCGCTCCATATCTTTGGCAATCTAAATGAATACCACAAgaaatacagttaaaaaaaccctgaaagatGTCTGTTTTCTGCACGTGTGTGGCGGTATTTGAATTTCTTATCCAGTGTGTGGAGCACCTGTTGAGCAGTTTTACTCTTCGGTTTGTCCTTTTTCTCCTTGCTTCCAGTGGTGGACAGCGCAGAGTCTGAAGAGGCTGCACTATCCTTCATTGGAGCACCTTCAGAGTTTGACTGGCTGGCGGCAGGAATGTAAGTGTGCTTCTCTCCATCCCAGTACATGTACTGCTGAGTGTGAGAGTTGTAGTAATACTGCCCAGGgaagaaatgcacaaaaaccAGAATGGAAAGTTGAGGAAGGacacactcacaaacaaaatgtacGGGTTTAATTTCTGCCTGAACAGAATCCTAACGGATGATTTACCTGAGAATTTGCGTCATAGTACAGTCCTGTGAATGGGTCATAATAATAGCCAGAACTTTCATCATACTGGTATGTAGACACATCGGGAACagctgcaaagagaaaaaaaaaaaaaaaaaaaaatcacctttttagatttttaacttGGTAATAAAAGGATAGCTAAGCAGTTATTCAGCTTCAGACAACCTCATACTGTttcttagtttatttatttgcgGTCATAAGAAATGCGAGGAAACACTTACGGTACTGCTTGAGCTCCTGTTCAGTGCCCGGAGTGGCAGGTTGGCTGGAAGCAGTTGGCTGTGGTTTTCCAACTATCTCAACCTGTAATGAAACAGAGTTCTTAAAGCAACATAACAGCACTGAATGGAGCATAgacatgaaattaaaacaaaaaaatttaagagGTAAAGCAAACCGTACTGTTGTACCTGTGTGGCTGGTGTTGTGGAGGCTGGGGTGACAAGAGCCTCCTGTGGATGAGTGAGAGGCTGCTGCACAGCTGCTGGACCAGATGAAGCTCCCAATGAAGTGACAGCTGTCGACGAGCGAATGAGCACAATCAGAAACAAATGTGTTCGGCTGTGTGGATCATAAAAGAATATTGATCTGGTGTTGATCGGAACCTGTGGTCCCTCCTCCTGCGTATGCCCCGTTTAGGGACGCTCCTGCACTTGGCAAGGCAGCAACCCTGGAGTCTGCCGTGCAGTCTGCTCCAGCATACTTGAGTCCTTCCTGACTGTAGGTtactgctgccccctgctgacAGACCGCTGCATCTACACCCTGCCCTACACCTGATCCCAGCTGAGTGTTCTGAGAatagaggttaaaaaaaagtaacttttaaaaagatgctcaaacaagaaaatacaaattcatgtacaattttatttttaaagcatctgCTTTGCAGCAATGTGAGGTTGAGTCAGACATGTTACCTGTGTGACGGCCCACTGCGCAGCAGCTATGGCTGTGCTGGCCACCGTAGCAGcgctcactctgctgctgtccgTCACAAAGACGTCACTAACGCAAACAAGAAAAGTGATTTTAGATCTTACGGGTGTTGAATTTCATTTAATAACATCTGAATTTCAGCAGCAATCTTCACAACTATCCTTTGCAGCCAAATTTGAGTGAGCGAGTGAGTTTTTACCGCTTAGAGCCTTTGGCAAACTCCACCACGATAGCTTTCCCATCAATAGACAGAGGTGGCTGAAGAGCCTGCAGAATCTGGAGCAGCTGAGAAGCCTCCTGTTCATAAAGCACACAGACAACTTTCAATTAGGCATGggtgaatgcatttttttccccaaacatcatctgtacaaaataaaaaatatatacatctCCAATAAGGTTATGCTTATAGATTCACCAAATCTGAAAACAGTTATTGCAAGAAATAGATTAGTATTTgtccagttatttatttttaaatgagtatGTATGCCAAGCCTTTAGTTGGAGTTGTATTTGCAGCAActatgtgaatgtgtgtgttttaaatgcgTACCACTATTGTAGAGAGTTGCAGAAAGGCAAAGCCTCTGTTGaggtgtgtgtgcttgtctTTGATCAGACGAACGTTGGAAGGGGAGAGGGTGGCAAACGGAGCCAATGCCGACAAAATGGCTTCCACTGAGGTATGAGGACCAAGGTTTCGAAGAATCAGGGCTGTTGAAAGAGGAGTTTAGAGATGatatattattaatatattatatatattatattatatattataatatattattaaacattattatattatttctacaaaacacaaaatgtcccttatgtaacaaaaatcaaaacatcatCACATAATGGTTATAAAGAAAAGCTGCTCTTTTCTGCTCTAACAAGAAACAGAAGCAAGAACAAAAACCTGTTAGGCTTACTGTCATTAGCAACATCTGCCTGCTGGGCAGCCTGGCCCGGCGTGACACTGGGACCAGCTGTGTGGTATGACGTCGGGAGAGGCAGCAGGCCCTGGGTTCCTTCCTTCTGAAGACCGACAGGCAAATCCCTCTGAACCTGTGGCAACTTCAGCTCAGCCTCTACAGAAAGCCAACATCACATTCATGCATTTATGTCattactgtaaaaaagaaagatgagcTCAGATATTTGTAACCGCTCCATTAAACTTTACCTGATTTAGGCACGCTGCATTTGAAGcatttctctcttcttttaaagttttgcacACCACACTGTTAAAATGTTACATGAGCTATTGTTAGAAAACTTCCTAAATGAGTCGCTACGGTAAGAGCTGAGATTTCACGTCAGGCAATGAAAACACAGAACCTTGTTGCAGAGCCAGTCCTCGTTGGCCCGCGGTTTGGGGTCGCTGTAGTGCATTGACACCCTCTGTTCCAGAATCAGCAGCGTTCCCTGAAGGGGGAAGAAAGAGAAGCGGGAAGAACAAAGAATGAATATCTGCAACGATCTGGCCAGACATGCCACAGAGAGGCCTCATCTCTCAAGAGAtgagaaagaaatgaaacaaaaagggagGAAATAAAGGCAAGAAatggagagagacagaggaaaaGGACAGCTGAGgttgaaagaaagaagaaaccaGAGAACTGCAACCTTCAGCTTTAGAAAATTCGGACGGACTGAGATGGTGTGCATGTAGTGTTGTGGACGTCCATTTTTAAGGACACAGCGTGTTTCGATCAATTGTGTTATCCCTCCCCCCTTAAGGGGAAACCTTCCACAGTAAACAACAAGTCATACAAATGTCACCACCTTCACCCCTCAGAGACAATAGCTTTGACCTAATGTTATatagctgaaagaaaaactctttaaaaatttttttaaaaaagtaagaaaagaaaattaaacactgGTTCGGTTTTTATATCAAATAGACCTTGTGAGAAGTTGGCATACTATCCCAGAGGTGGTACTGTAAAATCAGGACACAGACTGAAACAAGTCAAAGAAAGTGAGGTCCTCTGTTAAAAGAGGAGGTTATACTGAACAAATGagactgggggggggggggataaatgaaaactgaataGTTGGGACAGACAAGCTTAAGCACAATGCAACATAAATTTGCCTGTTTGTGGAActtatgtaaatgtaaaacaaaacaaacaaaaaaaaagataaatatctCTATATATAGATACCCTAAAATATGAAAGACAACCTACCTGAGGCAGAGTTATCATTTTCCAGTGTGAGTTTCTACATTTCACTGAATATCATTATGGCGTGACGTGACTTGTGTATCATAGCTAAAGTCCCACTGAATGAATCTATTatatgtgtatttgtgtctgtgttggaGAGAGTGACCTGGTTGGTCTCCATCCAGCGCGTGGCCTCCTGTATGAGATTAAACTCGACGAAGGCGAATCCTCGGCTCTGACCTGGACACCGCCCAGCGCCACAGCAAccgaacaacaacaacatgacaACAACGCAGTGTTTGGGTTAGTGCTTCATGtacagaggagagagagagagagagagagagagagagagagagagagagagagagagagagagagagagagagagagagagagagagagagagagagagagagagaccctACATCAGCTTTAACAAAATTGATCATTACATCTCCTCTCTCTCAAATAGTCTGCACAGGGTGGGAGGATGCAACGTCACGTATCTCATTCGGGTCAAGGAGTGAGAAAGAGAAGTCTACCCTCTCATCAGTTCGGGTCTGAGCTCTTTGGATTTGAATGGTGAAGCACCCAGGCACCaacaaaacatgcacacacgcacacaaacaaaaacacacatacaaatcATTCTACTTTTCTGAAAAACAGTTTGCCGGTCAACAACTGTGATGAAAACTCTCTAATCCTAAACATCCATTTGCTGTTCATGTATTGCTTTACATGACTGATAACACATGGTACAACATATTCAATTAGCATCTTTCATTAAGCAGTAAAAGCAAAAGAGAACTAatgaaggaaaacaataaaaaaaaaggagtgtcGTTTTGGGGAGTGTAAGTGTGCCAGTGTCAGAGAAGCACAACTTACAGACAACCAGGAAGTTAGCAAAGTGAGAGGCCAGTAACACAATGATCTTTAATGGAAAAACATTAGGTGGAGAAAATCTGAATAGCATGACACCTGTGTAGCCAAGCATTAGCTGCAATGTTGAAATTCTGCTGCCCACACACTCAAAAGTAACTacaatgacacaaacacacgctgCTTGAAATCGCTAATATCTCTTCTGACACATTTAGTTTGTGAACAAGTTTAACAATCACACATTAATGTCTTCAGGATGGATGAAGCAGAACCACAAAAGGGTAGAGACGATATGTGAGccacaaagaaaaggaaaatcaaaGCCATGAAATGAACTTGGTTATGTGCCGGCATTCTggcattaaaatcaaaatgaacaggacgcttcttttaaaactgcatgGATGTTGCCCTGGTAACATTAGCACAGGTGCAGAGACCAGAAAACCACCGTAAGAAAACAGGAATCTTAAGGAACAGGCTACTCTGTATATTTTAACAAGCTGTTAGGCCAGCCGCTCAAGTTCGGTGACAGACTGTAACAACAAGAGTACGACACAAAGGAGATTTAATAGACAGGGCAAAGTCATCAAAAGGAGCAATAAAAATAGCAGAGCAGTCAATGACACTGACACAAGGAgggaaaaacaaagtaaagaccAGAACGAAACTCTCAGCCCGTGGACACGTCCTCACCTGAAGATTTGTTCCTCATAAGGCGAACCTCTCTTGGCTGGATTCCCTGCTCCTGAAGTTGTGCCCGGAtctttgaacaaaaaataaatacatttcaatctaacaacaacaacaagggaaaaaaaaattcaagtgtCATCACGGTCTTGTTTAGATAAAATGCACCTCATTGGCTGTGGCACTGGGTGGGAGCATGCGAAGCATGATAATGTTACTGGGCCTCTGGTTATGATCCGCATCCGCACGGTAGTCTTGGTCCCTTGGATCCAGCTCCTCAGCTGACTGGTCTGGGCCCATATTTCCACACCCGTATTCCTCTGATGTCACTGGAAAAGTCTGCATAAAGTGGTCGTATAACTATCAatgatcaaacaaacaaacaatgactAAGAAAGACGTTGCTGGTCATGGATCTATGACCTACCCTCCTCCGTCCAGCTCCATGTGAGAACCTgtcctcctccctctgtctgCCTGCACCAAACTCCATCTGCTCAGGATGAGCACCAGCATGATCCCAGTTGCTCTCCCTACTTTCTGAGTGCGGGGCACTTTTCTCCAGAAAGCCTCTTCCACCTTTTTGCCGACCCCTTTCCTGAAAACAAGCGTGCGGCAGTTCAGACTCTCTCCTTGGTCCATTCTCACGCTGGTGGATGGGATGGGCAACGTCAGGGTGCGGATGAGGGAAAGGGGGCCACAGGAGGCCTTTCCCATCTCGCCCAATGTTGCTTCTACCGTTCCCTCTGTGGGGAAAACATGCACCATCTTGTGGGAAACCTGCTGAGAAGTCATGTGCACCCAGTGGCCTCTCGTGGAGGCTGTAGGATCCATCATCCTCTGCTCCTGCCTCCTCATCCTCTTGCTCATAGCCTCGGTAGTCCATGTCCTGAAAGTTGTGATCAGTGTTGTTGTTGCCATAGCGACCTATGCGATCACCTCGCCCACCCCTGTTGATCAAAGAACACGGTGAGATCATTTTGTgcgactaaaaacaaaaaagaaacttttgaaTTGAAACTTTTACTCACCTCCGCTCATAGTCCATGTCGACCCAATAATTCAGCTCcaagtttttgtcctttttctgtttacacTGCTAAATGAGAAACAATTATGGAGCCCCTGTAGAAACGGGATGCACAGTAGTGATGTGCAATGTGGTCACTGTATTACCGCTGCACGATGTACACTTTTCCAACTATCGTTGCTAtacaaattattaaacaaaacttaGCAAAAAGTGCCGTAAAACAGCGTTAATAATCCATAAGATGTGCGTACGCAATGTATACGTAGACCTTTTACTCCCTAAGTAGGAGTTTTTAACAATGACGTGTGGCGGTCATCTCTGTTAGCTGCTAAGCTAACCATCTTAGCCCGAGGTTAGCTAGCAAGTCAGAGCAAAATAAACAGTACGCACGCGGCTGTCAtcgttaaaacacaaaaaacagtctCATGCAGAATCGGAGAAACGCTTACCAGCGCCTCATGAAACCAAGAATCCTTCCTGGAATGTCACGTTGAAGACCAGGTGAGTGGGgcgttttattttcagtaaatttaGTGTAAAATGGCCACAGTAAAACATATAAGTGGGCGGGACCAAAACGTCGGATCTGAAGACTGATTGGTTGGCTGTAGAAGCGATCGTTTTTTAATGTGGATGATGATTGGACAGGAGCAACACATCAAACAGAGGACTGAAACTGGATTTTCTCTGTTAAAGTATTTTGGTTTCAAACATTGGAAATGTATTTTGTACACTAAGTCTGGTCCAGATCAACCAGGCTTAGTTCAAGCGTGTTTTCATTGCCCAGTCAGGAACTACCCACTAAACCTAAATTAATCTGCgatcattattattttcataataATATGCAATACCTGTTCCCTAAGCTTTTGCACTAAAATATTCCAGTTAATTATAAAACCACAGGAGCAAATGTTAGAAAGGgttgcaaatatttttatttgaagaaaaaaagtaaaacaaatagtgccaaaaaaggcaaaaacattgttaggTATGGTTacaaatgcatttattaaaaaaaaaaaaaaagaaacaaacaaaaaaaaaactaaaaccagccttttgtataaaataaaaggcatgaaagttaaaaaaaaaaaaaaacctagccTAGCACCCAAAACCAATCCAGCATCCTAACCTCCACCTCCTATGAATTGTTAGAAAATAcaccaaatatattttttgatttatataAAGATGATTACAACatgactaaataaaatatactaaagcaaatgtcacacaaagataaaaagttataaaatacaACGATGACAGTGTCATTTAGGGAgttataatgaaataaaaggcaaacttGTAATACACATTAAGAATATGTCTTTACAAGGCTTTGTACGCCATACAGTACataacagacataaaaaataagataaaccTTTCACCTGTATGACAGAACGTCAAACAAATCAACCTATCACCACTTGTGATTAAATCCACTGATTAATACAATCAAATCAATACATGGTATACACAAAAAGGTCCAAATACTTTAATCAATAACCTGATTGTGCCTCCGGCTTTAGTTCAAGATCTTCCAGTGAAGTGAAAATTAGTAAGTCACTCTTTCAAATTCACTAAtttgagccaaaaaaaacaggccAACTTTGGCAAAAAACAAGGCACTAGGTCAGTGACGAAGAAGGCCTTTTCATACAAATAAAGTACATGACGTGTTATTGTACACAAtcatacaaatataaacaccCAGGACATGCAGAGCTACAGTggagaaaaacatcaataatgTTACACACACAGTTAAACCCGTGCACAGCGCCTGAGAAAGATAAATGACctgacaaaacaaagtcagagacaaagagaaagtgCTTTTGTCAAACTTAtagtcttcctctttttttcggctgttcccttttaaGGGTCACCACaatgagtcatcctcctccatctaacttggtcttctgtgtcctctgtcctcactctaactgcctccatctcctctttgtctttttcctggcagctgcatctctaacatctttctaccaatatacccactgtccctcctctgcacatgtccaaaccctCTCAGTCTGgccttcttcacctctttaccacacttcctgttttcctggacagtggaccctaagtacttgaagtcctgcacctttgtgacctctgctcctcactgttccacctgcctccctctcattcacacacaagtactctgtcttgctacgactgactttcatcccttgtctttcaagtgcgtacctccacctctccaggttcccACCACAGATCAcgatgtcatctgcaaatatCATAATCCACAGgaattcctgcctgacctcatctgttagtctgtccatcaccagagcaaacaaggaGCTCCGAGCCAATCTTTGATGCACACCACAACTCCTCGCTCGGCACCCTGTCGTATGCTTTTTCTAAacccacaaagacacaaggacGTTCTTTCTGATCCTCTCTGTACTTCTTCATCAGTATTCTCAAAGCAAAGAAGGCATCCGAGGTGCTGATTCTTGGTACAAAACCTTACTGCTgttcacaaatagtcacctcttgtctaggtcttgcttccacaactctcccagatcttcattgtgggactcatcaacttaattcccctgtagatgctacaactctgtacatcacccttatTCTTAAAGTTAGGCACCAGCACACTTcttcctccattcctcaggtattttctcactctcaagaATGCCACTGAATAATCGAGTCAAAAACCGtactgccatctctcctagacatttccatcccTCCATTGGTATGTCGTCAGGTTCAACAGCCTTCCCCTTCTTTATCCTCTTCAAAGCTACTAACCTTTTCCACtccctggtccacagtttctatagcctctactcttctttccctttcattctcttcattcatcagctcctcaaagtactcagGATAACTTCCTGATCTTCACTgttccaccaccaggtctccttgtcatcttttctctgtccagatgacacatcAAGTACCTACATACCtttctctctaatcactgtggctgtagtggcccagtcatctggaagctctttcttaccacctaGTACCTTTAACAGCTCTTTTCTGAACTCCTCCCAACATTCTTCTTTCCCCAGCTTCgaccatttggtcctcttctctgcctgtAGTCTTTTCCTCTTCACCACCACAACAcgcatcctacacaccaccatccgaCGCTGTCTGGCCACGCTCTCCCCTGCCACAGCCTTACggtccacaatctccctcaggaTACCTCTTccacacagaatgtagtctacttgcgtcctcctgcctccactcttacaggtcaccctgtgttcctccctcttttgaaAATAGGTGTTAACTACAGCCATTTTCCATCCTTTTGGCAAAATCTGCCACGtcctgtccttcctggttcctttccttgacaacaaacctgcccatcacctcctcatctcctctgttttcttcaccaagatgtccattcagatctgctccgatcaccactctctccttgTAGTGAACGCCATAAATGACAAACACGTTATTTCATTGATGAATCCTCACACCTCAACTTCGTCTTCTTGACGTCTGCTTCCAAGGCCCTACACGTAAGAACCACTTAAACATCTCGAGCCGAACATTTGCTAGAATTCTTCTTTCCCCCTCCCCTCTTGAGCAGCTTCTCTCTcacatttttatcatctttgGTCTAACAAGGGTCCTTATTTTTCCCTTCTTTCCTCAACTTAGGTTAAAATAgcacccaccaccaccaccaccaccaccttcctgtcttgtagaaataaaaaatgtagatACCAGTTAAGAGAGATGCAACCTAATTGGAAGGAGTTGTTCATGTGTGCACAAAGGCAGCTTTATCCATGGATGGAGCCTATAAGAGTGTGCAGCCGTGCCTCCTCCTTTTGTTGACCTGTATTGCTGCCCTAGCTGCCATCTCAAAGAGTTCCCTCACACCTTCTTTGGTTTTGGCAGAACACTCTTGGTAGCCATAGGCAGAGATGGAATGAGCCACATTTTTGCCTTCTTCCATTTTAACTGGCTCCTAGAAACACATTTTGTAGAAGCGTAAAATGTGAAAGTTATGCAAACAAATGTATCCCAGAAttctgaaacaaattaaagcaaaagcaggagaaaaaaaaaaagatcatacCCGCTTTATTTTGGCAAGTTCTCGTCTGGTGTGGTCATTGTTGCGAAGATCTTTTTTGTTCCCCACCAGGATGATGGGAACATTTGGGCAAAAGTGCTTCACTTCAGGAGCCCACTtatctgaaatattttctgGGGTCGAATGGAGGACAAAAACGTCATCATTTTCAACTTGTATCGATTTCTCCATTTCAAATGCAACTAATGACCGTCGCCCAGGGTGTTTCTCAGACGTTACCTAAACTGTCAGGGCTGTCCACAGAGAAGCACATGAGAATAACATCGGTGTCGGGGTAAGAAAGAGGCCTCAGTCGGTCATAGTCTTCTTGACCTGCTGTATCCCAAAGCGCTAGTTGCACCTGATCAAAGAGACGATGACTCAACAGCCAGAATAGATGACTGGATTATATggctacaaaaataaactctaaaagaaataaagctttgGCCAAACTCCTGATTGCacggggaaaaacaaaacaaaacaaggagacTGTAAAGTGTCAGCTATGACTGGACCTGCTTTTGTATGGAAAGTTATCACTGGTTACACTTCAAAAATGCTGTGATTGTCATTTTTCGAACTTACTGTCAAGAAGTTACAGAAAATACGCTACTTTATAATTAGTTcaattaataaaaaatcaaaacaacactaaaaaagaaaagaaaaatattttgaaacttttgatAGCATACTAATTCTACATATTTCcgtatcttctttttttagttagTGTGTCTCAGTTCTGAAGTCTTGATCAGACCGGACAAAGCATTTCATAATATCACCTTCAGCTGACATTTACTGACAATACGTACACTCAACAGCTGCTCGGGAAAAAATGTTCaataagaacagaaaaatgctCATTTAAATAACTATTCCTAACACTTCTAGCATCTTAACAGGTGG
Protein-coding regions in this window:
- the LOC108235226 gene encoding rho-related GTP-binding protein RhoC; protein product: MNIRKKLVIVGDGACGKTCLLTVFSKDQFPEVYIPTVFESEVADIEVDGKQVQLALWDTAGQEDYDRLRPLSYPDTDVILMCFSVDSPDSLENISDKWAPEVKHFCPNVPIILVGNKKDLRNNDHTRRELAKIKREPVKMEEGKNVAHSISAYGYQECSAKTKEGVRELFEMAARAAIQVNKRRRHGCTLL
- the rbm10 gene encoding RNA-binding protein 10, which codes for MDYERRGGRGDRIGRYGNNNTDHNFQDMDYRGYEQEDEEAGAEDDGSYSLHERPLGAHDFSAGFPQDGACFPHRGNGRSNIGRDGKGLLWPPFPHPHPDVAHPIHQRENGPRRESELPHACFQERGRQKGGRGFLEKSAPHSESRESNWDHAGAHPEQMEFGAGRQREEDRFSHGAGRRRTFPVTSEEYGCGNMGPDQSAEELDPRDQDYRADADHNQRPSNIIMLRMLPPSATANEIRAQLQEQGIQPREVRLMRNKSSGQSRGFAFVEFNLIQEATRWMETNQGTLLILEQRVSMHYSDPKPRANEDWLCNKCGVQNFKRREKCFKCSVPKSEAELKLPQVQRDLPVGLQKEGTQGLLPLPTSYHTAGPSVTPGQAAQQADVANDTLILRNLGPHTSVEAILSALAPFATLSPSNVRLIKDKHTHLNRGFAFLQLSTIVEASQLLQILQALQPPLSIDGKAIVVEFAKGSKRDVFVTDSSRVSAATVASTAIAAAQWAVTQNTQLGSGVGQGVDAAVCQQGAAVTYSQEGLKYAGADCTADSRVAALPSAGASLNGAYAGGGTTAVTSLGASSGPAAVQQPLTHPQEALVTPASTTPATQVEIVGKPQPTASSQPATPGTEQELKQYPVPDVSTYQYDESSGYYYDPFTGLYYDANSQYYYNSHTQQYMYWDGEKHTYIPAASQSNSEGAPMKDSAASSDSALSTTGSKEKKDKPKSKTAQQIAKDMERWAKSLNRQKENMRSVSSSPAVGSSPGTTRAPGHSRLDEYRESASADAGYAVLEKKGALSERPQSFLDQIRQSTESPPRQPGLVPAYSAESDSDDEGGDKEEKEGRMTDWVKLACLLCRRQFPSKEALIRHQQLSELHKQNLEQRKSQLEALGKERSADGSEPETKKRKFSPIDGITGSSLGARMLQGGIKKGLLMRNMQVE